A single region of the Pseudomonas solani genome encodes:
- a CDS encoding metal-dependent hydrolase, translating into MTSTTPEGLVIRPRHMDFDLPNPLPRHWHSGNAFKTHLFDAMSVLFPDGERFFIDSVRNFREEITDPVLKEQIRGFIGQEGHHSREHLEYSNRLRDLGYDIGRIERRAQARIRYTQKKFSKRRQLAATAALEHITAIMADGLLKNPEHIAGAHPTLARLWRWHALEETEHKAVAFDVYNQVCGSRTLLRRAMIMGTFFFMLDTHRGLIHMLKRDGLLWNWRVWRDGLSWMWGKNGMFRQLIPAYMDFFKKGFHPWQHDNLELLHKTREEFDGVPAAA; encoded by the coding sequence ATGACCAGCACGACCCCAGAAGGATTGGTAATCCGCCCGCGTCACATGGATTTCGACCTGCCCAATCCGCTGCCGCGCCACTGGCACAGTGGCAACGCCTTCAAGACCCATCTGTTCGACGCCATGTCGGTGCTCTTCCCCGACGGCGAGCGCTTCTTCATCGACTCGGTGCGCAACTTCCGCGAGGAGATCACCGATCCGGTGCTGAAGGAGCAGATCCGCGGCTTCATCGGCCAGGAAGGCCATCACAGCCGTGAGCACCTGGAATACAGCAACCGGCTGCGCGACCTCGGCTACGACATCGGCCGCATCGAGCGTCGTGCCCAGGCGCGCATCCGCTACACCCAGAAGAAGTTCTCCAAGCGCCGCCAGCTGGCCGCCACTGCTGCCCTGGAGCACATCACCGCGATCATGGCCGACGGCCTGCTGAAGAACCCCGAGCACATCGCCGGCGCCCACCCGACCCTGGCCCGCCTGTGGCGCTGGCACGCGCTGGAGGAAACCGAGCACAAGGCGGTGGCCTTCGATGTCTACAACCAGGTCTGCGGCAGCCGCACCCTGCTGCGCCGGGCGATGATCATGGGCACCTTCTTCTTCATGCTCGACACCCACCGTGGCCTCATCCACATGCTCAAGCGCGACGGCCTGCTGTGGAACTGGCGCGTCTGGCGCGACGGCCTGAGCTGGATGTGGGGCAAGAACGGCATGTTCCGCCAGCTGATCCCGGCGTACATGGACTTCTTCAAGAAGGGCTTCCATCCCTGGCAGCACGACAACCTCGAACTGCTGCACAAGACCCGCGAGGAGTTCGACGGCGTGCCTGCGGCGGCGTGA
- a CDS encoding alpha/beta fold hydrolase — protein MSATSLPMSPPLAAGFSRLGFGSLPLDRLKARYASADSGSRFIELDGFNVHYRDEGSRDKPVLVMIHGVVASLHTWDDWVPAFAPHYRIIRFDVPGFGLTGPKRSGDYSGERMIRIFGLLLDHLRIDKVSIAGNSLGGYIAWNFALAQPARVEKLVLIDPAGYQMRKVPWMIASAALPGSTVAMPMWMPRALIAQGIKEVYGEPGRIKSGVVDRYYDLSRRPGNRRAMMEIFRVLLKVNKDELEGTGQRVAAIKAPTLLMWGERDRWISPKHVPLWKRDLPGIQVRTYPGVGHIPMEEIPEQTAADALRFLQG, from the coding sequence ATGTCCGCTACCAGTCTGCCGATGTCGCCGCCGCTCGCGGCCGGCTTTTCCCGCCTGGGCTTCGGCTCCCTGCCACTGGATCGCCTCAAGGCGCGCTACGCCAGCGCCGACAGCGGCTCGCGCTTCATCGAGCTGGACGGCTTCAACGTCCACTATCGTGACGAAGGCAGCCGCGACAAGCCGGTGCTGGTGATGATTCACGGCGTGGTTGCCTCCCTGCACACCTGGGACGACTGGGTACCGGCCTTCGCCCCGCACTACCGCATCATCCGCTTCGACGTGCCCGGCTTCGGCCTTACCGGCCCCAAGCGCAGCGGTGACTATTCCGGCGAGCGGATGATCCGCATCTTCGGCCTGCTGCTGGACCACCTGCGCATCGACAAGGTCTCCATCGCCGGCAACTCCCTGGGTGGCTACATCGCCTGGAACTTCGCCCTGGCCCAGCCCGCGCGCGTCGAGAAGCTGGTGCTGATCGACCCGGCCGGCTACCAGATGCGCAAGGTGCCCTGGATGATCGCCTCTGCCGCGCTGCCCGGCTCCACCGTGGCCATGCCCATGTGGATGCCGCGCGCACTCATCGCCCAGGGCATCAAGGAAGTCTACGGCGAGCCCGGGCGCATCAAGTCCGGCGTGGTGGACCGCTACTACGACCTGAGCCGCCGCCCGGGCAACCGCCGCGCGATGATGGAAATCTTCCGCGTGCTGCTCAAGGTCAACAAGGACGAGCTGGAAGGCACCGGCCAGCGCGTCGCCGCCATCAAGGCCCCGACCCTGCTGATGTGGGGCGAGCGCGACCGCTGGATCTCGCCCAAGCACGTGCCGCTGTGGAAGCGCGACCTGCCGGGCATCCAGGTGCGCACCTACCCCGGCGTGGGGCACATCCCCATGGAAGAGATTCCCGAGCAGACGGCAGCGGATGCGCTGCGCTTCCTGCAGGGCTGA
- a CDS encoding TetR/AcrR family transcriptional regulator — MDESERGAIFAVFEDLGGYGAVARQQAEAEGPLVGHLLRTNIQLAAIPVFARKGIGETTVNDLLEAAQVSRRTFYKHFSNKMDVLESIYQTAVVLLLNRFRGMRAAAGSDEAWLRDMVRCFFDYHLAVGPIIRLMQEEAMRTDSPLAAHRQRAHLEMAALLAERLQATGQVVDPLTFRALIWALEAASMDLLGGAASRQRIEHARAVLGDLLIAALRPRST; from the coding sequence ATGGACGAGAGCGAGCGCGGGGCGATCTTCGCGGTATTCGAAGACCTCGGTGGCTACGGTGCAGTGGCGCGCCAGCAGGCCGAGGCGGAAGGCCCGCTGGTGGGGCACCTGCTGCGTACCAACATCCAGTTGGCGGCCATCCCGGTGTTCGCCCGCAAGGGCATCGGCGAGACCACGGTGAATGACCTGCTGGAAGCGGCCCAGGTCTCGCGGCGCACCTTCTACAAGCACTTCTCCAACAAGATGGATGTGCTGGAAAGCATCTACCAGACCGCCGTGGTGCTGCTGCTCAATCGCTTCCGTGGCATGCGCGCCGCCGCTGGCAGCGACGAAGCCTGGCTGCGCGACATGGTGCGCTGCTTCTTCGACTATCACCTGGCCGTGGGGCCCATCATCCGCCTGATGCAGGAAGAGGCCATGCGCACCGACTCGCCCCTGGCCGCCCACCGTCAGCGCGCCCACCTGGAGATGGCCGCGCTGCTCGCTGAACGCCTCCAGGCCACCGGCCAGGTGGTGGACCCGCTGACCTTCCGCGCGCTGATCTGGGCCCTGGAGGCGGCGTCCATGGACCTGCTCGGCGGTGCCGCCAGCCGCCAGCGCATCGAGCACGCCCGCGCGGTACTGGGCGACCTGCTGATCGCCGCCCTGCGTCCACGCTCTACCTAG
- a CDS encoding LuxR C-terminal-related transcriptional regulator, whose amino-acid sequence MTDLSSSRSFAPAAVPVAGERFFRPPLPAGHLSRPRLCDRLAAGLGGRLLLVSAPAGFGKSSLAIEFCEGLPEGWQALWLGLGRRDNDPGRFLERLLEGLRQFFPGMGEEAMGLLKMRQRHQPFAFEEWIDGLLDELGQRLDRQQPLLLVLDDYHLAQGAVLDRCLQFFLNHLPEGLVLLVTSRQRPDWHLARLRLSRQLVELNEHDLRLTDAESTALLQAQGARLDGAHLENLLQRSEGWAAGLRLWLLASQDEGDAHALARGPHGDEGLIREYLLEEVIDRQSAEVQAFLYETACLDRFCAELCDAVRDGHGSAGILQHLQAHQVFLVPLDEHGHWFRYHHLFSDLLRARPAHAATIPQASLHLRACRWFSAQGLLDEAIEQALRAGQPDVAASLVQNLSEEQLLAEQNIAMLLRWKMDLPDSLLVSTPRLIMLYSLALALACQLDAAEELGAQLARFLPAPNAQAQQGLIAQWLALSGVIARGRGDIVLAERHCAEALTALSQERYGQRLLCLSTLANIAVARGDLWRARGLNREALELAQRVGNPLFEALAHYDRARVLQARGEILRALDEVRQGQERLRGLPSQRFYAARARLAIYEGYLLCVRLQPQAARSRLLAGIAEARACRDISLLIGYSVLASLEGREGRLSAAFALLAEAERLMHIWDVPPVYYLAMVTLVKCELWLVQGQVELASAWLSRLAETYSGEQAAAAPEFHPQLPLHIELQQAALARIEGRSGEAERRLRALVQRAKESGGALMAQVAQLHLAQLLRVGGRDKDALALLGSALESLPGGALLPFHELLSHQGPWLREQLLVRSAPEAAALLALLPEAQAPAASEAPLAGSDALSTRELAVLQLIAQGCSNQEISERLFISLHTVKTHARHINGKLGVERRTQAVARAKALGLLR is encoded by the coding sequence ATGACCGATCTATCCAGTTCGCGTTCCTTCGCGCCCGCTGCCGTACCGGTAGCCGGCGAACGCTTTTTCCGCCCCCCGCTGCCGGCCGGGCACCTTTCGCGCCCGCGCCTGTGCGACCGCCTGGCCGCCGGCCTGGGCGGCCGCCTGCTGCTGGTCAGCGCCCCCGCCGGTTTCGGCAAGAGTTCCCTCGCCATCGAGTTCTGCGAAGGCCTGCCGGAGGGCTGGCAGGCGCTCTGGCTCGGGCTCGGGCGTCGTGACAACGACCCCGGGCGCTTCCTCGAACGCTTGCTGGAAGGGCTGCGCCAGTTCTTCCCAGGGATGGGCGAGGAGGCCATGGGCCTGCTGAAGATGCGCCAGCGCCACCAGCCCTTCGCCTTCGAGGAGTGGATCGACGGCCTGCTCGACGAGCTTGGCCAGCGCCTGGACCGCCAGCAGCCACTGTTGCTGGTGCTCGACGACTACCACCTGGCCCAGGGCGCGGTACTCGACCGCTGCCTGCAGTTCTTCCTCAACCACCTGCCGGAAGGCCTGGTGCTGCTGGTCACCAGCCGTCAGCGCCCCGACTGGCACCTGGCGCGCCTGCGCCTGTCGCGGCAACTGGTGGAACTCAACGAACACGACCTGCGCCTGACCGACGCCGAAAGCACCGCGTTGCTCCAGGCCCAGGGCGCGCGCCTGGATGGCGCCCACCTGGAGAACCTGCTGCAACGCAGCGAGGGCTGGGCCGCCGGCCTGCGCCTGTGGTTGCTGGCGAGCCAGGACGAAGGCGACGCCCATGCCCTGGCGCGCGGGCCCCACGGTGACGAGGGGCTGATCCGCGAATACCTGCTGGAAGAGGTGATCGACCGGCAGAGTGCCGAGGTGCAGGCCTTCCTTTATGAGACCGCCTGCCTCGACCGCTTCTGTGCCGAGCTGTGCGATGCGGTGCGTGACGGCCATGGCAGCGCCGGCATCCTCCAGCACCTGCAGGCCCACCAGGTGTTCCTGGTACCGCTGGACGAGCACGGCCACTGGTTCCGCTATCACCACCTGTTTTCCGATTTGCTGCGGGCCCGGCCGGCCCACGCGGCGACCATTCCCCAGGCCAGCCTGCACCTGCGCGCCTGCCGCTGGTTCAGTGCCCAGGGGCTGCTGGACGAAGCCATCGAACAGGCCCTGCGCGCCGGTCAGCCGGACGTCGCTGCCAGCCTGGTGCAGAACCTCTCCGAAGAACAACTGCTGGCCGAGCAGAACATCGCCATGCTGCTGCGCTGGAAGATGGACCTGCCCGATAGCCTGCTGGTCAGCACGCCGCGGCTGATCATGCTCTACAGCCTGGCCCTGGCCCTGGCTTGCCAACTGGACGCTGCCGAGGAGCTGGGCGCCCAGCTCGCACGCTTCCTGCCAGCCCCCAACGCCCAGGCGCAGCAGGGGCTGATCGCCCAGTGGCTGGCCTTGAGCGGGGTCATCGCCCGGGGCCGTGGCGATATCGTCCTGGCCGAGCGGCACTGCGCCGAGGCGCTGACCGCGCTGTCCCAGGAGCGCTATGGCCAGCGCCTGCTGTGCCTGTCCACCCTGGCCAACATCGCCGTCGCCCGGGGCGACCTGTGGCGTGCCCGGGGCCTCAATCGCGAGGCGCTGGAGTTGGCGCAACGGGTTGGCAACCCGCTGTTCGAAGCCCTGGCCCATTACGACCGCGCGCGGGTGTTGCAGGCCCGTGGCGAAATCCTTCGTGCGCTGGATGAGGTGCGCCAGGGCCAGGAGCGCCTGCGCGGCCTGCCGTCCCAGCGCTTCTATGCCGCCCGGGCGCGGCTGGCCATCTACGAGGGCTACCTGCTCTGCGTGCGCCTGCAACCCCAGGCGGCGCGCAGCCGCCTGCTGGCCGGGATCGCCGAGGCGCGTGCCTGCCGCGACATCAGCCTGCTGATCGGTTACAGCGTGCTGGCCAGCCTGGAAGGCCGTGAAGGGCGCCTGTCGGCGGCCTTCGCCCTGCTCGCCGAAGCGGAGCGGTTGATGCACATATGGGACGTGCCGCCGGTGTACTACCTGGCCATGGTCACCCTGGTGAAGTGCGAACTCTGGCTGGTGCAGGGGCAGGTCGAGTTGGCCTCGGCCTGGCTTTCGCGCCTGGCGGAAACCTACAGCGGCGAGCAGGCCGCCGCTGCCCCCGAATTCCATCCGCAGCTGCCGCTGCACATCGAATTGCAGCAGGCCGCCCTGGCCAGGATCGAAGGGCGCAGCGGCGAAGCCGAACGGCGTTTACGTGCGCTGGTGCAGCGGGCCAAGGAAAGTGGCGGCGCGCTCATGGCGCAAGTGGCACAGCTGCACCTGGCGCAATTGCTGCGTGTCGGAGGGCGCGACAAGGACGCTCTCGCATTGCTGGGCAGTGCCCTGGAATCCCTGCCCGGTGGCGCCTTGCTGCCCTTCCATGAGCTGTTGTCGCACCAAGGCCCCTGGCTGCGTGAGCAACTGCTGGTGCGCTCGGCCCCTGAGGCCGCGGCATTGCTGGCATTGTTGCCGGAAGCGCAAGCGCCGGCTGCCAGCGAGGCGCCACTGGCCGGGAGCGATGCGTTGAGTACGCGTGAGCTGGCGGTGCTGCAACTGATCGCCCAGGGCTGCTCCAACCAGGAAATCAGCGAGCGGCTGTTCATCTCCCTGCACACGGTCAAGACCCACGCCCGCCACATCAACGGCAAGCTCGGCGTGGAGCGGCGCACCCAGGCGGTGGCGCGGGCCAAGGCCCTCGGCCTGTTGCGCTGA
- a CDS encoding DUF1329 domain-containing protein → MKTTKNLLQTGALALSLLATAVMAAAPADQVAKIGTTLTPLGAEKAGNADGSIPEWTGGLPQNAGPVDDKGFVSDPFASEQPLFTITAQNVEQYKDKLTPGQYAMFKRYPETYKMPVFTTHRTATVPANVIAAAKENAANTKLVEGGNGLENFKTANPFPIPQNGLEAIWNHITRYRGGSVRRLVTQATPQPNGSYSLVYFQDEFTFRDKLKDYDPSKPSNVLFYFKQRVTAPSRLAGNVLLVHETLNQVKEPRLAWLYNAGQRRVRRAPQVSYDGPGTAADGLRTSDNFDMYNGAPDRYDWKLEGKKEIYIPYNSYRLDSPKLKYADIIKAGHINQDLTRYELHRVWHVVATLKSGERHIYAKRDFYIDEDTWQAAAIDHYDGRGTLWRVAEAHSEYYYDKQVPWYAVETLYDLLSGRYLALGMKNEEKQSYDFNYSASESDYTPAALRQAGVR, encoded by the coding sequence ATGAAAACAACAAAGAACCTGCTGCAAACCGGTGCGCTGGCGCTGTCCCTGCTGGCCACCGCCGTCATGGCGGCGGCCCCGGCCGACCAGGTGGCCAAGATCGGCACCACCCTGACCCCGCTGGGCGCCGAGAAGGCCGGCAATGCCGATGGCAGCATCCCCGAGTGGACCGGCGGCCTGCCGCAGAACGCCGGCCCGGTGGACGACAAGGGCTTCGTTTCCGATCCCTTCGCCAGTGAGCAACCGCTGTTCACCATCACCGCGCAGAACGTCGAGCAGTACAAGGACAAGCTGACCCCCGGCCAGTACGCGATGTTCAAGCGCTACCCGGAAACCTACAAGATGCCGGTGTTCACCACCCACCGTACGGCCACCGTACCGGCGAACGTGATCGCGGCAGCCAAGGAAAACGCGGCCAACACCAAGCTGGTGGAGGGCGGTAACGGTCTGGAGAACTTCAAGACCGCCAACCCCTTCCCGATTCCGCAGAACGGCCTGGAAGCGATCTGGAACCACATCACCCGCTACCGCGGTGGCAGCGTGCGCCGTCTGGTGACCCAGGCGACCCCGCAGCCCAACGGCTCCTACAGCCTGGTGTACTTCCAGGACGAGTTCACCTTCCGCGACAAGCTGAAGGACTACGACCCGAGCAAGCCGAGCAACGTGCTGTTCTACTTCAAGCAGCGCGTGACCGCTCCGTCGCGCCTGGCCGGTAACGTGCTGCTGGTGCACGAGACCCTCAACCAGGTGAAGGAACCGCGCCTGGCGTGGCTGTACAACGCCGGTCAGCGCCGCGTACGCCGCGCCCCGCAGGTGTCCTACGACGGCCCGGGTACCGCCGCCGATGGCCTGCGTACCTCCGACAACTTCGACATGTACAACGGTGCGCCGGACCGCTACGACTGGAAGCTGGAAGGCAAGAAGGAGATCTACATCCCCTACAACAGCTACCGCCTGGACTCGCCCAAGCTGAAGTACGCCGACATCATCAAGGCCGGCCACATCAACCAGGACCTGACCCGCTACGAGCTGCACCGCGTGTGGCATGTCGTCGCGACCCTCAAGTCCGGCGAGCGCCACATCTACGCCAAGCGTGACTTCTACATCGACGAAGACACCTGGCAAGCCGCCGCCATCGACCACTACGACGGCCGTGGCACCCTGTGGCGCGTAGCCGAGGCCCACTCGGAGTACTACTACGACAAGCAAGTACCCTGGTACGCCGTGGAAACCCTGTACGACCTGCTGTCCGGTCGCTACCTGGCCCTGGGCATGAAGAACGAGGAGAAACAATCCTACGACTTCAACTACAGCGCTTCGGAAAGCGACTACACCCCGGCCGCTCTGCGTCAGGCTGGCGTGCGTTGA
- a CDS encoding DUF1302 domain-containing protein — translation MTTRKPFWRLARLPLAVSLASTLAAPAFGVTFNIGEIEGQFDSSLSVGASWSMRGADADLIGKNNGGDGLSQTSDDSHLNFKKGETFSKIFKGIHDLELKYGDTGVFVRGKYWYDFELKDESRLFKDIDDHNRKEAAQSSGAQLLDAFVYHNYDIADKPGSVRLGKQVVSWGESTFIQNGINAINPVDVSAFRRPGAEVKEGLIPVNMFYVSQSLTDNLSAEAFYQLEWDQTVTDNCGTFFAQPDIVADGCDGNLAVLTPPSALQLATINGGIAGLPAFLGVSPVTATSEGVIVPRGGDRDARDGGQWGTALRYFSEELDTEFGAYFMNYHSRAPIFSATAAGSGVYTAAPGFGAAAPLVVAANSKYFIEYPEDIRLYGLSFSTTLPTGTAWSGEVSYRPNAPVQINSTDVLYGGVKLLGGAYANASLLNGRPGQDLHGYNRKEITQLQTTFTHFFDQVMGAERLTLVGEVGFTHVGGLESTSKVRYGRDPIYGPGPLPPTALLGGNTCAALNGAGENQRKYCEDDGFVTSNSWGYRARAIWDYNDAFAGVNLKPNIAWSHDVNGYGPNGTFTEGAKAISLGLDAEYQNTYTASLSYTDFFGGDYNTLIDRDFLALSFGVNF, via the coding sequence ATGACAACAAGAAAACCGTTCTGGCGCCTGGCACGACTGCCACTGGCCGTCAGCCTCGCATCCACTCTCGCCGCCCCGGCATTCGGCGTAACGTTCAATATCGGCGAGATCGAGGGGCAGTTCGATTCCTCGTTGTCGGTCGGTGCAAGCTGGTCCATGCGCGGTGCGGATGCGGACCTGATCGGCAAGAACAATGGTGGTGATGGCCTGTCGCAGACCTCCGATGACTCCCACCTGAACTTCAAGAAGGGCGAAACCTTCTCGAAGATCTTCAAGGGCATCCATGACCTCGAGCTGAAGTACGGTGATACCGGCGTCTTCGTCCGTGGCAAGTACTGGTACGACTTCGAACTGAAGGACGAAAGCCGCCTGTTCAAGGACATCGACGACCACAACCGCAAAGAGGCTGCCCAGTCCTCTGGCGCGCAGCTGCTCGACGCCTTCGTCTATCACAACTACGACATCGCAGATAAACCGGGCTCCGTGCGCTTGGGCAAGCAGGTCGTAAGTTGGGGTGAAAGTACCTTCATCCAGAACGGTATCAACGCGATCAACCCGGTGGACGTCTCCGCCTTCCGCCGCCCCGGTGCCGAGGTCAAGGAAGGTCTGATTCCGGTCAACATGTTCTATGTGTCGCAGAGCCTGACCGACAATCTTTCCGCCGAAGCCTTCTACCAACTGGAGTGGGACCAGACTGTCACTGACAACTGCGGCACCTTCTTCGCACAGCCGGACATCGTTGCCGATGGTTGCGATGGCAATCTTGCCGTTCTGACCCCTCCCTCTGCCCTGCAGCTAGCGACCATCAACGGGGGGATCGCAGGTTTGCCGGCTTTCCTCGGCGTTTCTCCTGTCACCGCTACCAGCGAGGGTGTAATCGTTCCCCGGGGCGGAGACCGCGATGCGCGTGATGGCGGCCAGTGGGGCACCGCGCTGCGCTACTTCTCCGAAGAGCTGGACACCGAGTTCGGCGCTTATTTCATGAACTACCACAGCCGTGCGCCGATTTTCAGCGCCACAGCTGCCGGCAGTGGCGTCTACACCGCCGCTCCAGGCTTTGGTGCCGCTGCTCCTCTGGTCGTGGCCGCCAACTCCAAGTACTTCATCGAGTACCCGGAAGACATTCGTCTCTATGGCCTGAGCTTCTCCACCACCCTGCCCACCGGCACTGCGTGGTCGGGTGAGGTCAGCTACCGTCCGAACGCTCCGGTACAGATCAACTCCACCGACGTCCTGTATGGCGGCGTCAAACTGCTGGGCGGCGCCTACGCCAACGCGTCGCTGCTCAACGGCCGGCCTGGCCAGGATCTTCACGGTTACAACCGCAAGGAGATCACCCAACTCCAGACCACCTTTACCCATTTCTTCGACCAGGTAATGGGTGCTGAGCGTCTGACGTTGGTCGGTGAAGTGGGCTTCACCCACGTGGGTGGACTTGAAAGCACCAGCAAGGTCCGTTATGGCCGTGACCCGATCTATGGTCCGGGTCCGCTGCCTCCGACTGCTCTGCTGGGCGGGAACACTTGCGCAGCACTGAACGGTGCCGGTGAAAACCAACGCAAATACTGCGAAGACGACGGCTTCGTGACCAGCAACTCTTGGGGTTACCGCGCACGTGCCATCTGGGATTACAACGACGCCTTCGCCGGTGTGAATCTGAAGCCGAACATCGCCTGGTCCCATGACGTCAATGGTTACGGCCCCAACGGTACCTTCACCGAAGGCGCCAAGGCCATCAGCCTGGGCCTGGATGCCGAGTACCAGAACACCTACACCGCCAGCCTGTCCTACACCGATTTCTTCGGTGGCGACTACAACACCCTGATCGATCGCGACTTCCTCGCGCTCAGCTTTGGCGTGAACTTCTAA
- a CDS encoding fatty acid--CoA ligase, with translation MVQTRIIKPADNAYQYPLLIKGLLLSGSRYEKTREIVYRDLVRYNYATFNERVARLANLLTDAGVKAGDTVAVMDWDSHRYLECMFAIPMIGAVLHTINIRLSPDQILYTMNHAEDRFVLVNSEFVPIYKAIEGQLTTVEKTLLLTDAADKSADLPSLVGEYETLMAAASTRYDFPDFDENSLATTFYTTGTTGNPKGVYFTHRQLVLHTMAMASMMGSVHSPSLMANDDVYMPITPMFHVHAWGVPYVATMLGVKQVYPGRYDPELLVELWRREKVTFSHCVPTILQMVMNAKAAQGVDFNGWKLIIGGSSLNRSLYDAAKARGIHLTAAYGMSETCPMISCAHMNDELLAGSEDERTTYRIKAGVPVPLVDAAIIDAEGKFLPADGESQGELVLRSPWLTQGYFREPEKSQELWEGGWLHTGDVATIDGMGFIDIRDRIKDVIKTGGEWISSLELEDLVSRHPAVREVAVVGVPDPQWGERPFALLVLRDGQALDAKTLKEHLKPFVEQGHINKWAIPSQIAVVTEIPKTSVGKLDKKRIRVDIAQWQATGSTFLSAL, from the coding sequence ATGGTGCAGACCCGAATCATCAAACCGGCCGACAACGCCTACCAGTACCCCTTGCTGATCAAAGGCCTGCTGCTCTCCGGCAGCCGCTACGAGAAGACCCGGGAAATCGTCTACCGCGATCTGGTCCGCTACAACTACGCCACCTTCAACGAGCGCGTCGCGCGCCTGGCCAACCTGCTGACCGATGCCGGCGTAAAGGCGGGTGACACCGTGGCGGTGATGGACTGGGACAGCCACCGTTACCTGGAATGCATGTTCGCCATCCCGATGATCGGCGCGGTGCTGCACACCATCAACATCCGCCTGTCCCCGGACCAGATCCTCTACACCATGAACCACGCCGAGGACCGCTTCGTGCTGGTCAACAGCGAGTTCGTGCCGATCTACAAGGCCATCGAGGGCCAGCTGACCACGGTCGAGAAAACCCTCCTGCTGACCGACGCCGCCGACAAGAGCGCCGACCTGCCGAGCCTCGTCGGCGAATACGAAACCCTGATGGCCGCCGCCTCCACCCGCTACGACTTCCCCGACTTCGACGAGAACTCCCTCGCCACCACCTTCTATACGACCGGCACCACCGGCAACCCCAAGGGTGTGTACTTCACCCACCGCCAACTGGTGCTGCACACCATGGCCATGGCCAGCATGATGGGCTCGGTGCACAGCCCCAGCCTGATGGCCAACGACGACGTGTACATGCCCATCACCCCGATGTTCCACGTGCATGCCTGGGGCGTGCCCTACGTGGCCACCATGTTGGGGGTCAAGCAGGTCTACCCCGGGCGTTACGATCCGGAACTGCTGGTGGAGCTGTGGCGTCGCGAGAAGGTCACCTTCTCCCATTGCGTGCCGACCATCCTGCAGATGGTGATGAACGCCAAGGCCGCCCAGGGCGTGGATTTCAACGGCTGGAAGCTGATCATCGGCGGCAGTTCGCTGAATCGCTCGCTGTACGACGCCGCCAAGGCACGTGGCATCCATCTGACGGCGGCCTACGGCATGTCCGAGACCTGCCCGATGATTTCCTGCGCGCACATGAACGACGAGCTGCTGGCCGGCAGCGAAGACGAGCGCACCACCTACCGCATCAAGGCCGGTGTACCAGTGCCCCTGGTGGACGCGGCGATCATCGACGCCGAGGGCAAGTTCCTGCCGGCGGATGGCGAGTCCCAGGGCGAGCTGGTGCTGCGTTCGCCCTGGCTGACCCAGGGTTACTTCCGCGAACCGGAGAAGAGCCAGGAGCTGTGGGAGGGGGGCTGGCTGCACACCGGCGACGTCGCCACCATCGACGGCATGGGCTTCATCGATATCCGCGACCGCATCAAGGACGTGATCAAGACCGGCGGCGAATGGATCTCCTCCCTGGAGCTGGAAGACCTGGTCAGCCGCCACCCGGCAGTGCGCGAAGTGGCGGTGGTCGGGGTACCCGATCCGCAGTGGGGGGAGCGGCCTTTCGCCCTGCTGGTGCTGCGTGACGGCCAGGCCCTGGATGCCAAGACGCTGAAGGAGCACCTCAAGCCTTTCGTAGAGCAAGGTCACATCAATAAGTGGGCTATTCCCAGCCAGATCGCCGTTGTTACTGAAATTCCCAAGACCAGCGTCGGCAAGCTGGACAAGAAACGCATCCGCGTCGATATCGCCCAGTGGCAGGCCACGGGCAGCACCTTCCTCTCCGCTCTCTGA